One Dermatophagoides farinae isolate YC_2012a chromosome 6, ASM2471394v1, whole genome shotgun sequence genomic window carries:
- the LOC124493290 gene encoding glutathione S-transferase 1: MKPIDLYVAPPSPTSRAVIIAARYMHINVKLIIIDLMKGEQKEDWFVKMNPQHCLPTINDNGFILWESRAIMTYMANKYAPNNPIYPMDPKHRGRVDCLLQYDLNVLNRAITDLMIPLRRSNKMNQKNNQRQSSTKFLNTIKERKVNEALEYLESILINNHYLIDNHLTLADFSVYCSLEFAEKYHYNLSRYQNLHQYFERLKQILCGLLYFPNDNIGNLDTRWIQLNNDNNHNNNNNDGNNDHHHRYEQHQQQQQPLSSNNNYLLYDDSRNNQLTFESTTATSRANFDFNLNSNNNNNNNNNGHN; encoded by the exons aTGAAACCAATCGATCTGTATGTggcaccaccatcaccaacatcGAGGGCCGTAATTATTGCCGCTCGTTATATGCATATTAATGTCAAattaatcattatcgatCTGATGAAAGGTGAACAAAAAGAAGATTGGTTTGTTAAAATGAATCCACAACATTGTTTGCCTaccatcaatgataatggttttATTCTCTGGGAAAG CCGTGCTATTATGACGTATATGGCAAATAAATATGCACCAAATAATCCAATATATCCTATGGATCCAAAACATCGTGGCCGCGTCGATTGTTTACTACAATATGATCTAAATGTATTGAATCGTGCAATCACTGATCTAATGATACCATTACGACGATctaataaaatgaatcaaaaaaataatcaacgacaatcatcaacaaaatttttgaatacaATCAAAGAACGTAAAGTTAATGAAGCACTTGAATATCTagaatcaatattgatcaacaatcattatctaattgataatcatttaaCATTGGCcgatttttctgtttattgtAGTTTAGAATTTGCtgaaaaatatcattataatttatCACGTTATCAGAATTTGCATCAATATTTTGAACGATTGAAACAAATACTTTGTGGATTATTGTATTTTCCTAATGACAATATTGGCAATTTAGATACAAGAtggattcaattgaataatgataataatcataataataataacaatgatggtaataatgaccatcatcatcgatatgaacaacatcaacaacaacaacaaccattatcatcgaataataattatcttCTCTATGATGATAGTcgtaataatcaattaacaTTCGAATCGACGACAGCGACATCAAGAGCGAATTTCGATTTCAATCTaaacagtaataataataataataacaataataatggccataattaa
- the epsilonCOP gene encoding coatomer subunit epsilon — translation MSTGPDNLFDLKNSFHLGNWQQCLNEAAKVKTTTDEQKLERDVFMYRAYIAQKKFNVVLSEINNSSPQPLKAVRLYARYLSSSSSSSVDDILAELDANQTLYMNDCYSSICAAAIYFHERNYDNVLKMLNNSGDIECMATSVQALLHLDRLDLARKEHKRMCQKDEYHTLSQLALAWINLYYGGEKLQDAYFIYQELKDKFGPTPLLLNGQAVAMICQNRWEEAEPLITETIEKDSNYTEAIINQMLLANINGKSNEMINRYINQLSDRQSLDQTFYDDYEHKQREFDKIALQYQIV, via the exons atgTCAACAGGACCGGATAATCTTttcgatttgaaaaattcttttcatctcGGTAATTGGCAacaatgtttgaatgaagCAGCAAAAGTCAag ACAACAAccgatgaacaaaaattggaACGTGATGTATTCATGTATCGGGCATACATTgcacagaaaaaattcaatgtagTTCTTAGtgaaattaataattcatcaccaCAACCATTGAAAGCGGTACGTTTATATGCAagatatttatcatcatcatcatcgtcgtcggtTGATGATATTCTAGCCGAATTGGATGCCAATCAAACCTTGTACATGAATGATtgttattcatcaatttgtgCGGCAGCCATCTATTTTCATGAACGAAATTATGATAatgtattgaaaatgttaaaCAATTCCGGTGATATTGAATG TATGGCCACATCAGTACAGGCATTATTGCATTTGGATCGTTTGGATCTAGCTCGTAAAGAACATAAACGAATGTGTCAAAAAGATGAATATCATACACTATCACAATTAGCATTGGCATGGATTAATCTTTATTATGGTGGTGAAAAATTACAGGATGCTTATTTTATCTATCAAGAATTGAAAGATAAATTTGGTCCAACACCATTACTATTGAATGGCCAAGCGGTTGCTATGATTTGTCAGAATCGTTGGGAAGAAGCTGAACCATTAATTACGGAAACTATTGAAAAAGATTCCAATTATACGGaagcaatcatcaatcaaatgttaTTGGCCAATATTAATggtaaatcaaatgaaatgatcaatcgttatattaatcaattaagTGATCGACAATCATTGGATCAaacattttatgatgattatgaacatAAACAACGAGAGTTTGATAAAATTGCTCTACAATATCAAATTGTTTGA
- the LOC124493281 gene encoding acyl-CoA Delta(11) desaturase — MGFTRTELKSTITDTDDNLVAEKDVISAVATVDPDEFDWRKQQLKWQNILLLGIWHIAAIGFYVYACIYSFKLQTVYLAVAIGMMSGIGTSAGSHRLWSHRAYKARWPLKIWLLIFQAMTMNGSALSYARDHRTHHKYSDTAGDPKNPTRGLFYSHIGWWLVKKTDAVIDGGRQLDFTDLYNERLVYLQHKYYLPIFLVFGIMIPGLIPIYCWNEDPWISFGLVVVIRIVIVLHHLFTVNSLAHFFGYRPYDFRIRPADHRFVNYISFGEGIHNYHHVFPFDFRINERSQWELFNPPGMFIELNRLFGLAYDCKVASQSVINGVVRRRGVQPIRDEQKNLLFRIGNSIFDWTIGMLVGAWAAYPMIIFKLLTGRTIG, encoded by the coding sequence ATGGGTTTCACCAGAACGGAATTGAAATCCACTATAACCGATACGGATGATAATTTGGTGGCGGAAAAAGATGTGATATCTGCAGTGGCCACAGTAGATCcggatgaatttgattggcgtaaacaacaattgaaatggCAAAATATTCTATTATTGGGCATATGGCATATTGCTGCCATTGGTTTCTATGTTTATGCTTGTATTTATAGTTTTAAACTTCAAACCGTTTATTTAGCCGTCGCAATCGGTATGATGTCCGGCATTGGTACATCGGCTGGTTCACATCGTCTTTGGTCACATCGTGCATATAAAGCCAGATGGCCATTAAAAATATGGCTATTAATTTTCCAGGCAATGACCATGAATGGTTCAGCATTATCGTATGCACGTGATCATCGTACACATCATAAATATTCGGATACGGCTGGTGATCCAAAAAATCCAACACGTGGCCTATTCTATTCACATATTGGTTGGTGGTTGGTGAAAAAAACCGACGCCGTCATTGATGGTGGTAGACAATTGGATTTTACCGATCTTTATAATGAACGTCTTGTTTATCTTCAACATAAATATTATCTACCAATATTCCTCGTGTTCGGCATCATGATACCCGGGTTGATACCGATTTATTGTTGGAATGAAGATCCATGGATATCATTCGGtttagttgttgttataCGTATCGTGATCGTTCTACATCATCTATTCACCGTTAATTCGTTGGCACATTTTTTCGGTTATCGTCCATATGATTTTCGTATACGGCCAGCTGATCATCGTTTTGTCAATTATATTTCCTTTGGTGAAGGTAtccataattatcatcatgtttttcCATTCGATTTTCGTATTAATGAACGTTCACAATGGGAATTATTCAATCCACCTGGTAtgtttattgaattgaatcgtttgtttggtttAGCTTATGATTGTAAAGTGGCATCACAATCAGTAATCAATGGTGTTGTACGTCGTCGTGGTGTACAGCCGATTcgtgatgaacaaaaaaatcttctaTTTCGTATCGGCAATTCGATATTTGATTGGACCATTGGTATGCTTGTCGGTGCATGGGCTGCATATCCAATGATCATATTTAAATTACTAACCGGTCGAACAATTGgttag
- the Lon gene encoding lon protease homolog, mitochondrial — protein MSSLLLRRLFWLRHQQQQQLCHSSLLFGSIVPRQQHSSAIIRQIYCEKSIRSSSALIARSLIKNNNNCHHHGRLLSMQSSSNHFLLNQYRFLSSSSSSGNNNDDEDPETISAAYPTPPTPGDPSTSALSPVNIPDYFPMLPVIAINRNPVFPKFVKLIELTDPNLIQLIKRKVDLRQPYAGIFMKRNDNEMAEVVSSLDDIYPVGTFVQIHELQDLGDRIRVIVMAHRRIRIMKQIDENDQEESQQPRKNGSMMRKKRVRRSASAAQPVSSNDENNNNGPEMDADPNANAQQQPSDSEPVIVAKPKPVLMVEVENVTHEEFVENQEIKALTQEIVKTIRDIVSLNSLYREPILQLMHSGQKIVDNPIFLSDLGGTLSGADSHELQQILEEINIPKRLYLSLSLLKKEYEVSKLQQKISKEVEEKVKQQHRKYMLNEQLKIIKKELGLEKDDKDAIVEKFRNKIKDLLVPQPVMDVIEEELNKLSLLDNHSSEFSVTRNYLDWLTSIPWGISSEENLDLKRATQVLDEDHYGMEEVKKRILEFIAVSQLKGHTQGKILCFHGPPGVGKTSIARSIARALNREYFRFSVGGMTDVAEIKGHRRTYVGAMPGKIIQCLKKTKTENPLVLIDEVDKIGRGYQGDPSAALLELLDPEQNKNFLDHYLDVNIDLSKILFICTANVLDTIPEPLRDRMELIEVSGYVAEEKLQIAERYLIPLAQKESGLSSEKVDIAKNAINVLIRSYCRESGVRNLQKHIEKIMRKSAYKIVNKECENVMVEETNLPDFVGKPIFVKDRMYDETPPGVVMGLAWTSHGGSTLYIETTVHRKLDTTTNGVSTTTGDKSTPPQQGSFVLTGHLGDVMKESANIAYTFAKSFMLKRPEPSTEFLQRAHIHLHVPEGATPKDGPSAGCTMVTALLSLALDKPVRPNLAMTGEISLTGKILAVGGIKEKVIAAKRVGVQTIILPDDNRKDYADLPAYIQDGLTVHFVSHYEQVFEIAFNY, from the exons ATGAGTTCATTATTGTTACGTCGACTATTTTGGTTAcgccatcaacaacaacaacaattatgtcattcatcattgttatttggTTCAATTGTACctcgacaacaacattcatcagCAATTATCCGTCAAATTTATtgtgaaaaatcaattcgatcatcatctgcATTAATTGCGCGATcattaatcaaaaacaataataattgtcatcatcatggaagaTTATTGTCaatgcaatcatcatcaaatcattttctattgaatcaatatcgatttctttcatcatcatcatcatcgggcaataataatgatgatgaagatccGGAAACGATATCTGCAGCATATccaacaccaccaacaccgGGCGATCCATCAACATCAGCATTATCACCGGTAAACATACCTGATTATTTTCCAATGCTACCTGTTATTGCTATTAATCGTAATCCagtttttccaaaatttgtCAAACTAATCGAATTGACTGATCCGAATCTAATACAATTGATTAAACGTAAAGTTGATCTACGGCAACCATATGCCGGTATATTCATGAAacgaaatgataatgaaatggcCGAAGTTGTTAGCTCTTTGGATGACATCTATCCAGTGGGCACATTTGTTCAGATTCATGAACTACAAGATCTTGGTGATCGAATACGTGTGATTGTTATGGCACATCGTCGAATAcgaataatgaaacaaatcgatgaaaatgatcaagaaGAATCACAACAGCCAAGAAAAAATGGTTCAATGATGCGAAAAAAACGTGTTCGACGTAGTGCATCAGCTGCTCAACCGGTGTCATCgaatgatgagaataataataatggaccTGAAATGGATGCCGATCCGAATGCAAATGCTCAACAACAGCCATCTGATAGTGAACCTGTGATTGTAGCGAAACCTAAACCCGTTCTAATGGTGGAAGTGGAAAACGTTACACACGAAGAATTTGTTGAGAATCAAGAAATCAAAGCATTAACACAGGAAATTGTCAAAACAATTCGTGATattgtttcattgaattcattgtaTCGTGAACCAATCTTACAACTAATGCATTCAGGACagaaaattgttgataatccAATATTTCTTTCAGATCTTGGTGGCACTTTATCTGGCGCCGATTCACATGAACTGCAACAGATCCTGGAAGAGATCAACATACCGAAACGTCTTTATCTTTCGttatcattgttgaaaaaagaatatgaaGTTAGTaaattgcaacaaaaaatcagTAAAGAAGTGGAAGAAAAagtcaaacaacaacatcgaaaaTATATGCTGaatgaacaattgaaaatcattaaaaaagaattggGCCTGGAGAAAGATGATAAAGATGCAATTGTGGAGAAATTTCGtaataaaatcaaagattTACTTGTACCACAACCGGTAATGGATGTGATTGAAGAAGAGctgaataaattatcattattggatAATCATTCATCTGAATTTAGTGTCACACGTAATTATCTGGATTGGTTGACATCGATTCCATGGGGTATTAGTAGTGAAGAAAATTTAGATCTAAAACGTGCTACACAAGTATTGGATGAAGATCATTATGGTATGGAAGAAGTGAAGAAACGAATACTGGAATTTATTGCCGTCAGTCAATTAAAAGGCCATACACAGGGTAAAATTCTATGTTTTCATGGACCACCTGGTGTTGGTAAAACAAGTATTGCACGATCAATAGCACGTGCATTGAATCGTGAATATTTTCGTTTCAGTGTTGGTGGTATGACCGATGTAGCCGAAATTAAAGGCCATCGACGTACATATGTTGGTGCTATGCctggaaaaattattcaatgtttgaaaaaaacaaaaaccgaaAATCCACTCGTATTGATCGATGAAGTGGATAAAATTGGTCGTGGATATCAAGGTGATCCATCTGCAGCGTTGTTGGAATTACTGGATCCGGAACAGAATAAGAATTTCCTTGACCATTACCTTGATGTTAATATTGATTTGTCGAAAATCTTGTTTATTTGTACGGCAAATGTATTGGATACTATTCCCGAACCACTACGTGATCGTATGGAATTGATTGAAGTATCTGGTTATGTTGCCGAAGAAAAACTACAAATTGCAGAg CGATATCTCATTCCATTGGCACAGAAAGAATCTGGATTATCATCGGAAAAAGTGGATATTGCCAAGAATGCCATCAATGTTCTTATACGTTCTTATTGTCGTGAATCAGGTGTTCGTAATCTACAGAAACATATTGAAAAG ATTATGCGAAAATCAGCATATAAAATTGTTAATAAAGAATGTGAAAATGTAATGGTTGAAGAAACAAATTTACCTGATTTTGTTGGCAAACCAATATTCGTTAAAGATCGAATGTATGATGAAACACCACCCGGTGTTGTAATGGGTTTAGCATGGACATCACATGGTGGATCTacattatatattgaaacaaCTGTTCATCGAAAATTggataccaccaccaatggTGTATCAACGACAACCGGTGATAAATCCACTCCTCCACAACAAGGTTCATTCGTATTGACCGGACATTTGGGTGATGTGATGAAAGAAAGTGCCAACATTGCCTATACGTTTGCCAAATCATTCATGTTGAAACGACCAGAACCATCAACAGAATTTCTACAACGAGCACATATTCATTTACATGTACCGGAAGGTGCAACACCAAAAGATGGTCCAAGTGCCGGTTGTACAATGGTCACtgcattattatcattggcaTTGGATAAACCAGTTCGACCAAATTTAGCTATGACTGGTGAAATTTCATTGACTGGTAAAATTTTGGCCGTTGGTGGTATCAAAGAGAAAGTTATTGCTGCTAAACGTGTCGGTGTacaaacaatcattttgcctgatgataatcgaaaaGATTATGCCGATTTACCTGCCTATATTCAGGATGGACTTACCGTTCATTTTGTTAGCCATTATGAACAGGTTTTCGAAATTGctttcaattattaa
- the LOC124493758 gene encoding uncharacterized protein LOC124493758 — MMMASYLKMSMIIVVMNLIIFCMIGHVSSLPIDDNDNQIDDRESSFNRDENLNAADKASESTTTTTKKTPESTTTTTEKTPESTTTEKTPESTTTEKTPESTTTTTEKTPESTTTTTEKTPESTTTTTEKTPESTTTTTEKTPESTTTTTEKTPESTTTEKTPESTTTDKTSESTPTTTDKTSESTTTEKTPESTTTTTEKTPESTTTTTEKTPESTTTTTEKTPESTTTTTEKTPESTTTTTDKTPESTTTDKTPESTTTDKTPESTTTDKTPESTTTDKTPESTTTDKTPESTPTTTDKTSESTPTTTDKTSESTPTTTDKTSESTPTTTDKTSESTPTTTDKTSESTPTTTDKTSESTPTTTDKTSESTPTTTDKTSESTPTTTDKTSESTPTTTDKTSESTPTTTDKTSESTPTTTDKTSESTPTTTDKTSESTPTTTDKTSESTPTTTDKTSESTPTTTDNTSESTPTTTTPKPNGSKSIQTSSLSTLMITTIFIIMVNVLMS, encoded by the coding sequence atgatgatggcctcTTACCTGAAAATgtcaatgattattgttgtgaTGAATTTAATCATATTTTGTATGATTGGACACGTTTCTTCATTAccaatcgatgataatgataatcaaattgatgatcgCGAATCATCGTTTAATCgggatgaaaatttgaacgCAGCGGACAAGGCTTCCGAATCAacgacaactacaacaaaaaagactCCTgaatcaacgacaacgacaacggaAAAGACTCCCGAATCAACGACAACGGAAAAGACTCCCGAATCAACGACAACGGAAAAGACTCCTgaatcaacgacaacgacaacggaAAAGACTCCCgaatcaacgacaacgacaacggaAAAGACTCCCgaatcaacgacaacgacaacggaAAAGACTCCCgaatcaacgacaacgacaacggaAAAGACTCCCgaatcaacgacaacgacaacggaAAAGACTCCCGAATCAACGACAACGGAAAAGACACCCGAATCAACGACAACGGACAAAACATCCGAATCGACACCAACGACAACGGACAAAACATCCGAATCAACGACAACGGAAAAGACACCCgaatcaacgacaacgacaacggaAAAGACTCCCgaatcaacgacaacgacaacggaAAAGACTCCCgaatcaacgacaacgacaacggaAAAGACTCCCgaatcaacgacaacgacaacggaAAAGACTCCCgaatcaacgacaacgacaacggaCAAGACACCCGAATCAACGACAACGGACAAGACACCCGAATCAACGACAACGGACAAGACACCCGAATCAACGACAACGGACAAGACACCCgaatcaacgacaacagaCAAGACACCCGAATCAACGACAACGGACAAGACACCCGAATCGACACCAACGACAACGGACAAAACATCCGAATCGACACCAACGACAACGGACAAAACATCCGAATCGACACCAACGACAACGGACAAAACATCCGAATCGACACCAACGACAACGGACAAAACATCCGAATCGACACCAACGACAACGGACAAAACATCCGAATCGACACCAACGACAACGGACAAAACATCCGAATCGACACCAACGACAACGGACAAAACATCCGAATCGACACCAACGACAACGGACAAAACATCCGAATCGACACCAACGACAACGGACAAAACATCCGAATCGACACCAACGACAACGGACAAAACATCCGAATCGACACCAACGACAACGGACAAAACATCCGAATCGACACCAACGACAACGGACAAAACATCCGAATCGACACCAACGACAACGGACAAAACATCCGAATCGACACCAACGACAACGGACAAAACATCCGAATCGACACCAACGACAACGGACAAGACATCCGAATCAACGCCAACCACAACTGACAATACATCCGAATCGACaccaacgacaacgacaccAAAACCGAACGgatcaaaatcgattcaaacatcatcattatcaacctTGATGATAACCACcatattcattataatgGTCAATGTATTGATGagctaa
- the LOC124493299 gene encoding uncharacterized protein LOC124493299: protein MSEELKSNNNTDSNQSAMNNNNNDSDEQIKSDNNNHRTPTSLSDFITCRCSNDIIPIKSWKFQIKPLSFPLDEQHVIDASTNDSISSPMNNNDESRHTMWLRRQRSSVERIRSPSPSKFDEIIVKRTQSKLRGISMQSLRKEIEIHSKFVATQSSSNLLQSTSIISLSKLRQSTSSLWSSKTNSSQSSLMKCKLKQRFKSPRHHSNGSLVIINDNINDNSHDHEKSIDLRK from the coding sequence ATGTCTGaagaattaaaatcaaataataatactgaTAGTAATCAATCAGcaatgaacaataataataatgatagtgatgaacaaatcaaatccgataataataatcatcgaacaccaacatcattatctgaTTTCATTACTTGTCGTTGTTCCAATGATATTATACCGATTAAGAGCTGGAAATTTCAGATTAAACCATTGTCATTTCCATTAGATGAACAACATGTAATCGATgcatcaacaaatgattcgatttcTAGTccgatgaataataatgatgaatcaaggCATACAATGTGGttacgacgacaacgatcaAGTGTGGAAAGAATTCgttcaccatcaccatcaaaatttgatgaaatcattGTCAAACGTACACAAAGTAAATTACGTGGCATTAGCATGCAATCATTGAggaaagaaattgaaattcattcaaaatttgtggcaacacaatcatcatcgaatctgTTACAATCGACATcgataatttcattatcaaaattgagacaatcaacatcatcattgtggtCATCAAAGACaaattcatcacaatcatcattgatgaaatgtAAATTAAAACAACGATTTAAAAGTCCACGACATCATAGTAATGGTTCACTAGTTATTATCAACGATaacattaatgataatagtcATGATCATGAGAAATCGATTGATctgagaaaataa
- the LOC124493311 gene encoding synaptotagmin-11, whose translation MYPFQQQQQQQQPSNLLMNTIDHHHSSWKKSLLLDHNHNDPIDNADSTGSILNLSDLSESNAAFIGTVCLASGFVLLVLFASIYYYRKRSLYHDFTITGSTSMKSDNNNNKILLLKKNLQFNEEKPYVVRQKTPAVRSPSSSQVNPFNKKSPSPTGGLSPNDNEMKNVNRNVDLESGRNSQNNSKHCSPIAEEQQPIKQQQQPQQVMNSIENLKKNSMATESSSRSSSVDITIPSQTTTQLANNNNSTNVAKNLGKLHFKLKYSYEKRALCLAINRCTDLQAKDAASTLDPYVKIQLLPEKQHKAKTRVLRKSLNPIYNEEFTFYGITSNLLEMLAIHFVILNFDRFSRDEILGEVVCRLNQFEFDSLEKQLTLCRDIVPLGNKLKIQDLGELLVSLCYQPIANRLTVVILKARNLPKMDLTGLCDPYVKIYVFHNGERISKKRTHIKRRTLSPVFNESFVFDIPADEGLDNIHLQFMIYDHDRVTRNELIGKVEIGSKTGIPATEKHWHEVIKSPRRQIAEWHKLREVTSTTMATNN comes from the exons atgtatccgtttcaacaacaacaacaacaacagcaaccatCGAATCTTTTGATGAAtacaattgatcatcatcattcatcatggaaaaaatcattattacttgatcataatcataatgatccaATTGATAATGCTG ATTCAACCGGATCAATATTGAATCTATCGGATCTAAGCGAATCGAATGCTGCATTCATTGGCACTGTTTGTCTTGCTAGTGGTTTCGTTCTGTTGGTATTATTTGCATCAATCTATTATTATCGTAAACGTAGCTTGTATCATGATTTCACTATTACTGGATCAACTTCGATGAAatcagataataataataataagatattgttattgaaaaaaaatttacaatttaaCGAAGAAAAACCATATGTTGTACGGCAAAAAACACCTGCTGTACGTAGTCCAAGTTCATCACAGGTTAATCCATTCAATAAGAAAAGTCCCAGTCCAACTGGTGGATTATCAC caaatgataatgaaatgaaaaatgtaaatcGAAATGTTGATCTCGAATCTGGTCGTAATAGccaaaataattcaaaacattGTTCACCGATTGCTGAAGAACAACAGCcgataaaacaacaacaacaaccacaacaggTGATGAattcgattgaaaatttgaaaaaaaattcaatggctactgaatcatcatcacgatcatcatcggtgGATATTACAATTCcatcacaaacaacaacacaattggcaaacaacaataattcaaCGAATGTGGCTAAAAATTTGGGAAAATtacattttaaattgaaatatagTTATGAAAAACGTGCACTTTGTTTGGCCATCAATCGTTGTACGGATCTACAAGCAAAAGATGCTGCAAGTACATTAGATCCATATGTGAAAATACAATTGTTACCGGAAAAACAACATAAAGCTAAAACACGTGTATTGCGtaaatcattgaatccaaTCTATAATGAAGAATTCACATTCTATGGTATTACATCAAATCTGCTGGAAATGTTGGCCATTCATTTTGtcatattgaattttgatcgaTTCTCAAGAGATGAAATTCTCGGTGAAGTTGTTTGTCgtttaaatcaatttgaatttgattcattggaaaaacaGCTAACATTATGTCGAGATATTGTACCGCTTGGTAATAAG CTCAAGATACAGGATCTAGGTGAATTATTGGTATCACTTTGTTATCAGCCGATCGCTAACCGTTTGACTGTTGTCATATTGAAAGCAAGAAATTTACCCAAAATGGATCTAACCGGATTGTGTG atCCATATGTGAAGATTTATGTATTTCATAATGGTGAACGTATTTCGAAAAAACGTACACACATTAAACGTCGTACATTATCGCCGGTATTTAATGAAAGTTTCGTTTTCGATATACCAGCCGATGAAGGTTTGGATAATATTCATTTACAATTCATGATCTATGATCATGATCGTGTTACAcgtaatgaattgattggtAAAGTGGAAATTGGTTCAAAAACCGGCATACCGGCAACGGAAAAACATTGGCATGAAGTGATCAAATCACCGCGTAGACAGATTGCTGAATGGCATAAACTACGTGAAgttacatcaacaacaatggctacaaacaattga
- the LOC124493295 gene encoding uncharacterized protein LOC124493295 codes for MLVEFLNSIVFHLIMATIDNSTWIGHIKSYLSQSQFYIVNRSSNIRICDGNDAIISENDDSKNSIVDENNVKKINGILDKINDEMKINNSDIKMNDEIPIAECNGSMPIESDQKKSIEPVISLATDSADDLMVTNNTLETINEQSIPTMAIGSDDAKNFDYIDNNGYKFHILPKNDQKPVTIIVSDKEVGIKIDHFLHQFGFEDYMMIAKDKQIITDQSGDNSPQSEAIIRYDRDFLIQLQTNNSEDYLDNLLKSPFTENLFGSHLNLFRFHH; via the exons ATGCtcgttgaatttttgaattcaatcgtctttcatttgattatggCAACTATCGATAATTCAACATGGATTGGTCATATAAAATCCTATTTATCTCAATCACAATTTTACATTGTAAATCGTTCAtcaaacattcgaatttgtGATGGCAATGATGCAATCATtagtgaaaatgatgattcgaaaaattccatcgttgatgaaaataatgtcaaaaaaatcaatggcaTTCTggacaaaatcaatgatgaaatgaaaatcaataattcagATATCaagatgaatgatgaaattccaATAGCTGAATGTAATGGATCAATGCCAATTGAATCAGATcagaaaaaatcgattgaaccAGTTATATCATTGGCAACTGATAGTGCTGATGATTTAATGGTTACCAATAACA CTCttgaaacaataaatgaacaaTCGATCCCCACGATGGCCATTGGTAGTGATGATGCTAAAAACTTTGAttacattgataataatggatacAAGTTTCATATTCTACcgaaaaatgaccaaaaacCTGTAACCATTATCGTATCGGATAAAGAAGTTGGCataaaaatcgatcattttCTCCATCAATTTGGTTTCGAagattatatgatgattgccaAAGATAAACAGATTATCACCGATCAATCTGGTGATAATAGCCCACAATCAGAAGCAATTATCCGTTATGATCGAGATTTTCTTATTcaattacaaacaaacaacagtgAAGATTATCTAGATAATTTGTTGAAATCACCATTCacagaaaatttatttggttctcatttaaatttatttcgttttcatcattag